GTAGACGCAGCGCAGGTTGCACTTGTCGGTCACGGAGATCCGCAGGTACTCGATGCGCCGGCCGAAGCCGTCACGCATCGCAGCCCCCTGCTCTGCATCGACGACCGGCAGTGCGCGGGCGTCAGTCATGCGCCACCTCCGGCACTGCACCTTCCAGCCACGCTTCGTCACCACCGACGTAGCGCTCCTGCTTCCACACCGGCAGTCGCTGCTTGATCTGCTCGATCACGTAGCGGCACGCGTCGAACGCCTGCTCCCGGTGCGGCGATGACACCGCAATCGCAACACTCGCCTCGCCCACGCGCAGCTCGCCCGTGCGGTGCACCACGGCGACACGGTCGCTGCCGGCACGAGCGGCAGCCTCCGCGCCGATCTCCGCCAGCACTCTGTCCGCCATCCCCTCGTAGGCACTGTAGTGGACACCGCGCACGCTGCGCCCTTCGTTGTGGTCGCGGACCACCCCGATGAACAGACAGACCGCGCCGTCCGCGTCGCTGCCGACGTGGCGCAGCACGCTCTCGGACGAGATCGGGTCGGACGTGATCGCCGTGTACATGCCGCTCACCCGCCCGCAACGGGCGGCAGCAGCGCGAGCTCGTCCCCCGCCGAGAGCCGCGTGCTCAGCGATGCGTAGACCTGGTTCACAGCAACGACCGGCTGCGCCGGGATGCGTGAGCAACCGCTGCCGCGTGACCGGAGCGCGTCGACGGCATCCGCGGCCGTGGCCTCGGCAGGCAGCTCGAGCTCCAGCTCGCCGGTGCCGGCCAGCTCGCGGTAGAGGGCGAAGAGAAGGAGGCGTACGCGCATCGGATCCGGAGTGTAGACGTGCAGGCGCCCGAGTGGCAACGCTGCAGCAGTCTCGAACTCCTGTGCGACCGGCAAGTTCCCGGCCGGGGATGCAAACCGTGCGACCGGCTGGTTCCCGGCCGGGATGCAAAAAACCCGATGCCCCGCCGCGACGGTGGTTCGCGAGCGGGGCATCGGATCAGGGCTGGCAGGGTCAGACGGGAACGTGCGTCCCTTCCGAAACCTGGACGCGCAGATCCTTGGACGGCTTGAAGATCGGCACCGCCCGCGCCGGCACCTCCACGGGATCGCCCGTGCGCGGGTTGCGCGCCATCCGCGAGCGCCGCTTGCGCACCTTGAAGGTGCCGAACCCGCGGATCTCGATGTGCTCGTGGTCCGCCATCGCATTCTTGATGGCATTGAGCAGGCCGTCCACCACCAGTGCACAATCCTTCTTGGTGATCCCCGGGCCGATGGCCTCGGCTACCTGCTCGACGAGGTCGGCTTTCGTCATCTCTGCCCTCCCCTGGGCGTTGTGGTCATTCCGGTACGGACTGCCGCCGCGATCCGTCCGGCATCAGCGTCGCCGTTCACCACGGCACGACGTACTTGAGAGAGGGTGTGGCGTCGCCGACACCCAGCGGGGCGAGCTCGCGCAGCCGGCCGAGCGGCGTGCGCGCGAGCAGCACATCCATCAGCGTCGGCGCGTCGTCTTTCCTGCGCAGCAGCGACGGCTCAGAACCGAGCCCGGCCATGCGGCCGGCGATGGCCACCGCATCCGTCAGGTTGCCGATCCCGTCGACCAGCCCCAGTGCAGCCGCCTGCCGCCCCGAGATCACCCGGCCGTCGGCGACCGCGAGCACCTGCCCGCGCGAAAGACCGCGCTCCTCCATCACCGTTTCCACGAACTGCCCGTAGACATCCTGGATCAGTGTGTCGAGCAGTGCCCGGTCGCCCTCCCCCATCGGGCGGAACGGCGAGCCGATGTCCTTGTGCTCGGAGCTCTTCACCACCTCCACCTGCACCCCCACTCTGTCCATCAGCTCCGCGGCGTTCGGCAACTCCATGATCACGCCGATCGACCCCGTCATCGTGCCGGGCAGAACCAGGATCGAATCCGCCGCCAGCGCCACCAGGTAGCCCCCCGACGCTCCGACACCGCCGATCGACGCGATGACCGGCTTCCCCTCGTCACGCAGGCGCCGCAGCTCGCGGTAGATGCTCTGCGAGGGGCCGACCACGCCGCCTGGAGAGTTGATCGCAACCACGAACCCCTTGACACTCGCGTCGTCGCGATACTCCTCGAGCTGTTCCAGCAGATCCCGGTCGTCGGCGATCACACCGTCGATTTCGATCAGCGCGATCCGGTCACCCAGCCGCAGGCCGTCGCCACCCCGTATCGCCAGGATGACGCCAGTCAGGACCATGAGCGTAAGTATCGAAAAGGCGAGGACCGTCAGTGCAGATCGCCGAGTCACGCACCACCGCGCTGGAAGCTTGTATCTCCTTGGATTTCCAGCACCTACAGTAATGTGGCGCGGGCGCCGGAGTCAAGAGTTTCGTGTCCGGGCAGGAACCGCCGAAGATGAGACCCCATCAGGGGTTACGTGGCATCCGCGCCACAAACGGTCCTGCGCGCGCACCGGAGCGACCGGCCTACCCCCGCTTCCCCTTCCGACGCGCCATGGCCTCGGCGAACTGATCGAACAGGTACAGCGAATCGTGCGGGCCAGGAGCAGCCTCGGGGTGGTACTGGACACTGAAGACCGGCAGCTCCCGGTGCTCCAGCCCTTCCATCGTCTGGTCGTTGAGGTTGAGGTGGGTCATGCGCAGTGCAGGCGCGCCCTGCACCCCGTCGTCGCCCTCACGCCGTACGGCGAAGCCGTGGTTCTGCGCCGTGATCTCGATCGCCCCGTCGCTGAGCCGGCGAACGGGATGATTCCCGGCGCGGTGGCCGTACAGCAGCTTGTACGTCTGGCCGCCGTAGGCGCGGGCGATGAGCTGATGGCCGAGGCAGATGCCGAACACCGGGACACCCCGCTCGGCAAGCCGGCGGATGGTGTCCAGCGCCTGGCCGACGGCGTCCGGGTCCCCTGGCCCGTTGGAGACGAAGAAGCCGTCCGGCTCCATCTCGAGCACGGCTTCCGGGGGCGTTCCCGACGGCAGGGTCGTGACGCGCGCGCCGCGGTCCGCAAGCAGCTCCAGCGAGTTCCGCTTCACACCGAGGTCGTAGGCGAGGACGTGAAACCGCTCGGGACCCTGTGCGGCAATCTCGTAGGGCTCGGGCGTAGACACGCCGCAGGTGAGATCGAGTCCTTCCATGCGCGGGTGCGCGAGGATCTTTTCGCGCAGGTCCGACTCATCCACGCTGGCCGGCGCAATGCCGGCGCGCATCGCACCGGCGCTGCGCAGGTGGATGGTGAGCGCCCGTGTGTCGACGCCGGTGAGACCCACGACGCCGGCGGCGCCCAGGTAATCATCGAGTGAGCGGGTGCCGCGCCAGTTGCTCCAGGCCTCCGCCACCTCGCGCACGATGAAGCCGGCGACCTGGACGGCGCGCGACTCCTCGTCCTCCTGGTTCACACCGTAATTGCCGATGAGCGGGTAGGTCATCGTGACGATCTGCCCGGCGTACGACGGGTCGGTGAGTACTTCCTGGTAGCCCGTCATCGATGTGTTGAACACCGCTTCGCCGAGCGATGTCGTCTGGGCGCCCATCAGGTCACCGTCGAAGCGGCGCCCGTCTTCCAGCAGCAGGTATCCAGGTGTGCGCAAGGATCTCTCGCGGATGTCGCAAAGCTTGAATTCGCGAGAAGTTACCGCACAACGCCGACCTCCGGCAAGACGCGGAGCCGCTTCAGGCACCATCGAGCGCGTGAATGGACAATCGTGCGGTCGTCACTACCTTTCCGCATGCAGACCGTCTTCATCTACGCCGACGAATCGTGCCTCGGAAACCAGTTCGTCGACCGCGACAACCCCGGTGGGGCCGCCGGTCTCGTCGAGTTCTGGACGGGTGAGCGCTGGGAGCGGCGAGACTACTGGTTGAGCGAGCCCGGCACCACCAACAACCGGATGGCGCTGCGCAGCGCAATTGCCGGCCTGGAGTCACTCCGGCGTCCCTGGCATGTCACGTTCACCTCCGATTCCCAGTACCTGGTGCGCGGCATGCGCGAATGGGTGCACGGCTGGAAGCGACGCAACTGGACGCGCAAGGCCGGTCCCATCGAGAACCTCGAGCTGTGGCAGCAGCTCGACCGCGTCGCGCGCCCGCACACGATCGAGTGGGAGTGGGTGCGCGGTCACGCCGGCCATCCACAGAACGAATACGCCAACGTGCTCGCGATCCGCGCCGCCAGGGAGCAGAGCAGCTCCGACGGCCTCGTTCCGTCCCGCTTCGAGGAGTGGCTGGAGGAGCAGCGCAGCAAGCGTCAGAAATACTTCGATTTCTTCGAGCACGCGGCGCCGCAGGGCTGAGCATGAGGCTGGCCACGCACGTGTGACGCACACGCAAAAAGCCCCCGGAGCGTCTTTCACGGTACGCTCCGGGGGCCTTTTTTCCGCTGGCGGGAAGCCGCACTTGGTTCGGTGTCGCACGTGACTGCGACTGGCCTGCCTCCCTTTCCCTCGTCGCGCGGTCTGCGACTCAGGAGCTCCGCGGGTCCCGCGGAGTACTGGCTGCGTCCAGCGACCTCGCAGCCGGTCCGCTCGGGGCCGAACCCTCCCTCACGGACTGCCCGTCGGCTTCCCGACGAGCTCGCCTGAAACGGTTGCGACCGCATTCCGTCAGGCGCAAATCCACGATAACCACGCCCGGCGAGGGTTCACAAGTCTTTCGGGGTTCGTTCGTATCTTTGTGCAGCAAACGCATTTACGACTAGGGCGAGCGCGAGCGCTGGGGCGAGGCGTCAGCCATTGACGCGCGATGCCCCCTCACCGCTAGCGCCAGCGCTCGTCCTCGCGCTGCGCCGTAACAACCATCTCACGTTGGAACACGTGCGCGAACTGCGTCGCGAC
This genomic interval from Longimicrobiales bacterium contains the following:
- a CDS encoding MoaD/ThiS family protein, translated to MRVRLLLFALYRELAGTGELELELPAEATAADAVDALRSRGSGCSRIPAQPVVAVNQVYASLSTRLSAGDELALLPPVAGG
- the carA gene encoding glutamine-hydrolyzing carbamoyl-phosphate synthase small subunit; this translates as MRTPGYLLLEDGRRFDGDLMGAQTTSLGEAVFNTSMTGYQEVLTDPSYAGQIVTMTYPLIGNYGVNQEDEESRAVQVAGFIVREVAEAWSNWRGTRSLDDYLGAAGVVGLTGVDTRALTIHLRSAGAMRAGIAPASVDESDLREKILAHPRMEGLDLTCGVSTPEPYEIAAQGPERFHVLAYDLGVKRNSLELLADRGARVTTLPSGTPPEAVLEMEPDGFFVSNGPGDPDAVGQALDTIRRLAERGVPVFGICLGHQLIARAYGGQTYKLLYGHRAGNHPVRRLSDGAIEITAQNHGFAVRREGDDGVQGAPALRMTHLNLNDQTMEGLEHRELPVFSVQYHPEAAPGPHDSLYLFDQFAEAMARRKGKRG
- a CDS encoding HU family DNA-binding protein, with product MTKADLVEQVAEAIGPGITKKDCALVVDGLLNAIKNAMADHEHIEIRGFGTFKVRKRRSRMARNPRTGDPVEVPARAVPIFKPSKDLRVQVSEGTHVPV
- the sppA gene encoding signal peptide peptidase SppA produces the protein MVLTGVILAIRGGDGLRLGDRIALIEIDGVIADDRDLLEQLEEYRDDASVKGFVVAINSPGGVVGPSQSIYRELRRLRDEGKPVIASIGGVGASGGYLVALAADSILVLPGTMTGSIGVIMELPNAAELMDRVGVQVEVVKSSEHKDIGSPFRPMGEGDRALLDTLIQDVYGQFVETVMEERGLSRGQVLAVADGRVISGRQAAALGLVDGIGNLTDAVAIAGRMAGLGSEPSLLRRKDDAPTLMDVLLARTPLGRLRELAPLGVGDATPSLKYVVPW
- a CDS encoding ribonuclease H, coding for MRSSLPFRMQTVFIYADESCLGNQFVDRDNPGGAAGLVEFWTGERWERRDYWLSEPGTTNNRMALRSAIAGLESLRRPWHVTFTSDSQYLVRGMREWVHGWKRRNWTRKAGPIENLELWQQLDRVARPHTIEWEWVRGHAGHPQNEYANVLAIRAAREQSSSDGLVPSRFEEWLEEQRSKRQKYFDFFEHAAPQG
- a CDS encoding molybdenum cofactor biosynthesis protein MoaE, with the translated sequence MYTAITSDPISSESVLRHVGSDADGAVCLFIGVVRDHNEGRSVRGVHYSAYEGMADRVLAEIGAEAAARAGSDRVAVVHRTGELRVGEASVAIAVSSPHREQAFDACRYVIEQIKQRLPVWKQERYVGGDEAWLEGAVPEVAHD